Proteins found in one Acidobacteriota bacterium genomic segment:
- a CDS encoding DRTGG domain-containing protein — MTLAELVARLDLTVFAGENGLQRAVKSGYAGDLLSDVMARGGENVLWITIQIHPNIVAVAVLKDLAGVVISGGRTPEPETVQRAEKEGLPLLGSALGAFELAGRLHGLGLRGA, encoded by the coding sequence ATGACCCTGGCCGAACTGGTTGCCCGGCTTGATCTCACTGTTTTCGCCGGTGAGAACGGGCTTCAACGCGCCGTCAAGAGCGGCTATGCCGGAGACCTCCTGAGCGATGTGATGGCCCGCGGCGGAGAGAATGTTCTGTGGATCACCATTCAGATTCATCCCAATATCGTCGCCGTCGCCGTCCTCAAGGATCTTGCGGGCGTCGTTATCTCCGGCGGCCGGACTCCCGAACCGGAGACCGTCCAGAGGGCCGAAAAGGAGGGGCTGCCGCTGCTCGGCAGCGCTCTCGGCGCCTTCGAACTGGCCGGCCGCCTTCATGGTCTCGGCCTTCGCGGAGCCTGA
- a CDS encoding [Fe-Fe] hydrogenase large subunit C-terminal domain-containing protein, with protein sequence MTQAKQHAISINLNKCTGCVHCLTACPTQAIRIRDGKARVIDRQCIDCGECIRHCPRDAIESHTTSFSDLQRFAYKVAIPATALYGQFGNSVLPYEILYALRKIGFDHVYDLSAICELYIAAVEEYLTEHAQPRPVIASTCPVVVRLIQRRFPALSELIVPFEPPREIGAKILRSTLPAALKLKPEDIGIIHITPCPAKLVSINHPATMKKSFLDGAVSIRDIYPPILDILRKKDDTAIMRHLFPDSSMSGLGIGWSISGGETRSLPKFRTVAVSGVQDTIHVLDQVESGLLRDVDYLECMVCPDGCVGGPLSIENRFLAKSRILHLAKKAGDKSVIDRSEIRTMYRENFLSFQHPLEPQPSAPLDADPAEAIRKAGLRDEILQRLPGKDCGFCGAPYCATLADDIVRGLADIRDCPMTWKETP encoded by the coding sequence ATGACTCAGGCAAAACAGCACGCCATCAGCATCAATCTCAACAAATGCACGGGGTGCGTCCACTGCCTGACCGCCTGCCCGACCCAGGCCATCCGCATCCGGGACGGCAAGGCCCGCGTCATCGACCGGCAGTGCATCGACTGTGGCGAATGCATCCGGCATTGTCCCCGGGACGCCATCGAATCCCACACGACATCCTTTTCCGACCTGCAGAGGTTCGCCTACAAAGTCGCCATTCCGGCCACGGCCCTTTACGGCCAATTCGGAAACAGCGTCCTTCCCTACGAAATCCTTTACGCCCTCAGAAAAATCGGCTTCGACCACGTCTACGACCTCAGCGCGATCTGCGAACTCTATATCGCCGCCGTCGAGGAATATCTGACCGAACACGCCCAGCCCCGTCCCGTCATCGCCTCGACCTGCCCCGTCGTCGTCCGGCTCATCCAGCGCCGCTTCCCGGCTCTCAGCGAGCTCATTGTCCCGTTCGAGCCGCCGCGGGAAATCGGCGCCAAAATTCTGCGTTCGACGCTGCCCGCGGCCTTGAAACTCAAGCCCGAAGATATCGGCATCATTCACATCACGCCCTGCCCGGCCAAACTTGTGTCCATCAATCACCCGGCAACCATGAAAAAGTCCTTTCTCGACGGCGCCGTTTCCATCCGCGACATCTATCCGCCGATTCTCGATATCCTCCGAAAAAAAGACGACACGGCCATCATGCGGCACCTGTTTCCGGATTCTTCGATGAGCGGTCTCGGCATCGGCTGGTCCATCTCCGGCGGAGAAACCCGCAGTCTGCCCAAGTTCAGAACCGTGGCCGTTTCCGGGGTTCAGGACACCATTCACGTGCTGGATCAGGTCGAATCCGGTCTTCTCCGGGACGTCGACTACCTGGAGTGCATGGTCTGTCCCGACGGCTGCGTGGGCGGGCCCCTGTCGATCGAGAACCGTTTTCTGGCCAAAAGCCGCATCTTGCACCTGGCCAAAAAAGCCGGTGATAAATCCGTCATCGACAGAAGCGAGATCCGGACCATGTACCGGGAAAATTTCCTGTCGTTCCAGCATCCCTTGGAACCCCAACCCTCCGCTCCGCTGGACGCCGATCCGGCCGAAGCCATCCGCAAAGCCGGCCTTCGCGACGAAATCCTCCAGCGGCTTCCCGGAAAGGATTGCGGCTTCTGCGGCGCGCCGTATTGCGCGACTCTGGCCGACGACATCGTCCGCGGTCTGGCCGACATCCGCGACTGTCCCATGACCTGGAAGGAGACACCATGA
- a CDS encoding ATP-binding protein — MTGDKAFRTEFSVKGREFSRAGDVSCRIKNLLKDIGIDAGTVRRLAIAAFEAEMNVIMYARQAVISLAVTPEKVSIIVDDEGPGIPDINLAMKEGFSTATREMRELGFGAGMGLPNIRKNSDVFHLTSEPGQGTRLEITVCLDGSRP, encoded by the coding sequence ATGACCGGGGACAAGGCTTTTCGCACTGAATTTTCGGTCAAGGGCCGCGAGTTTTCCCGGGCCGGCGATGTCTCCTGCCGCATCAAGAATCTCCTCAAAGACATCGGAATCGACGCGGGGACCGTACGGCGTCTCGCCATCGCCGCCTTCGAAGCCGAAATGAACGTGATCATGTATGCCCGGCAGGCCGTGATCAGCCTGGCCGTCACACCGGAAAAAGTTTCCATCATCGTTGACGATGAAGGCCCGGGCATCCCCGACATCAACTTGGCCATGAAGGAAGGGTTTTCGACGGCGACCCGTGAAATGCGCGAGCTCGGATTCGGCGCCGGCATGGGACTGCCGAACATCCGGAAAAACTCCGACGTCTTCCATCTGACCTCCGAACCGGGCCAGGGGACACGTCTGGAGATCACAGTTTGTCTGGACGGGTCCCGGCCATGA
- a CDS encoding NAD(P)H-dependent oxidoreductase subunit E: MISETAAIQNVIARYQGRQYALIPILQDIQDETRWLSPEILEGVAAELDIPLSHIYSVATFYKSFHLEPRGRHTCTVCMGTACHVRGAGAVLDHFARRMGLEPGRTSFDGEFTLERVNCLGACALAPLVVVDGRYYGQMTESRADEVLAALTQESENKKAAGGDKTGKKKSGRRGRAST, translated from the coding sequence GTGATATCGGAAACAGCCGCCATTCAAAACGTCATCGCCAGGTATCAGGGGCGTCAATACGCCCTGATCCCCATTCTCCAGGATATCCAGGATGAAACCCGCTGGCTTTCCCCCGAAATTCTCGAAGGGGTGGCCGCGGAACTGGATATTCCCCTGTCCCATATCTACAGCGTGGCCACATTTTACAAATCCTTTCATCTTGAACCCAGGGGACGCCATACCTGCACGGTCTGCATGGGAACGGCCTGCCATGTCCGCGGCGCCGGGGCCGTTCTCGATCATTTCGCGCGGCGGATGGGCTTGGAACCCGGCCGCACATCATTCGACGGCGAGTTCACGCTCGAGCGTGTCAACTGCCTGGGTGCCTGTGCCCTGGCGCCCCTTGTCGTCGTCGACGGACGATACTACGGCCAAATGACGGAATCCCGGGCCGACGAGGTGCTGGCGGCGTTGACGCAGGAATCAGAAAACAAAAAAGCGGCCGGCGGAGACAAGACCGGAAAAAAGAAATCCGGCCGCCGCGGCAGGGCGTCGACATGA
- a CDS encoding GNAT family N-acetyltransferase, translating into MEKTENLKDGTEVIIRELTLDDLDALMAFYAGLPREDRKYLRVDVTDKRIVSRRLQRIEAGDHIRIGAFHDGKIIADGHLELSGERWSEHQAEIRVIIARPFRNKGLGTVMIRELYFIAVRRNVETIVARLMRPQVGAQLIFRKLGFREDTLFPDFVKDIEGAAQDLIYMSCHVKDLWKELDRLFSESDWQRCR; encoded by the coding sequence ATGGAAAAAACAGAAAACCTGAAAGACGGCACTGAAGTCATCATCCGGGAACTGACCCTTGACGATCTCGACGCGCTGATGGCCTTTTACGCAGGACTGCCCCGCGAAGACCGGAAATACCTTCGTGTCGACGTCACCGACAAGAGAATCGTCAGCCGGAGGCTGCAGCGCATCGAAGCGGGCGATCATATCCGCATCGGAGCCTTTCACGACGGGAAAATCATCGCCGACGGACATCTCGAACTCTCCGGGGAGCGCTGGAGCGAACACCAGGCCGAAATCCGCGTCATCATCGCCCGGCCGTTTCGCAACAAGGGGCTGGGCACGGTCATGATCCGCGAACTCTACTTCATCGCCGTACGCCGAAACGTCGAGACCATCGTCGCCCGCCTGATGCGGCCTCAAGTCGGCGCCCAGCTCATTTTCCGCAAATTGGGTTTCCGCGAAGACACCCTGTTCCCCGATTTCGTCAAGGATATCGAGGGCGCCGCCCAGGATCTGATTTATATGAGCTGCCACGTCAAGGATCTCTGGAAAGAACTCGACCGTTTGTTCAGTGAATCGGACTGGCAGCGTTGCCGCTGA